One window from the genome of Andrena cerasifolii isolate SP2316 chromosome 3, iyAndCera1_principal, whole genome shotgun sequence encodes:
- the Pink gene encoding WD40 repeat domain-containing protein pink isoform X1, with amino-acid sequence MNYFNCLTSWFTAYEISQAMPEFPYVLSEYEEINSLLYKPINSTLRIKYTCFSTSPSYILLGSTSGSVYLFSRKPCSFLQLIPLSEGAVSHLLISPDEKIIALTTTRGIVCLIALKPTPKLIGISTEHANERVNCLCWNDNSSEVYIGDWNGKISVMVLSIFAVNGMFQAPACTLMNLDSAVVQLSFSAPLLLASTLTRCYICDTAQEQYKQVGNKTRNGEFGACFYKTYLAENTSTSVIQKEEKPVSKKRSFNFIPEDNSNVQEENIPQIFCARPGSRLWEVSANGVVMKTHQFKEALAVPSATICRPNVKKPVHQQQTAQAWMPQSINFSHLFVIAEKYLFSYTSSGLYVIDPLTATVVLWNNEFSNICMAETIENRIYLMTSNGEFHCLTLSFLDSLILRLYNRKKYQECLEICLFYKVQLKKLLKSTEIDDICDIENKLLRDDELSTLLHPLTLLLESNSKTSPKKLDSGIVVVNSGNLDSKEEESFRHKSVSHCLSQSDENPPDSESATQIETLAQLSIDDAYKAGEPEDANSNTTSRVENRNVETLEMKEESNSNKNPMQRMQIDLEAIYASVANIRLSVNEGELEKLISDVSLRMNVFKDSYESFTDLKSFVYEILRTAELNYFNTLLENTSMQLVQSTDNKHIMKQILIAFVSINAQSYRRCACGSPYLTNELVEPKFLEIGRSLVKRFVSESNKEQCVNLCNTVPYLWRDYLLICVEQRGILMNDLLRQCLQIKDNVLLSIVLPVLDGKQWSLVATYLKEMHEGQCLFCGKCIKNGHNEVSIHWTAVMHEIIKRQGPDTAMAVLAKLEKAVPNVPIDKSIFQSLVFTKILYQHGMKRTVNFSQNNLEASEYNTMCSAKVRDQLVDVLEKDLGRSINKNIFGSGAHHWGMHYQNKFSTCPCCTLSLQTPVLLGNNGIAIFGCGHAYHVNCMIEKKLTTCNLHS; translated from the exons atgaattattttaacTGTTTAACAAGTTGGT TTACTGCGTACGAGATTTCACAAGCTATGCCGGAATTTCCTTACGTCTTGTCAGAATACGAGGAAATAAACTCTCTCCTTTATAAACCTATCAACTCAACCCTACGAATTAAG TATACATGCTTCAGCACGTCTCCCAGTTATATTCTACTGGGTTCGACCAGTGGCAGCGTGTATTTGTTTTCAAGGAAGCCATGCTCTTTCCTACAGCTAATACCTTTATCG GAAGGAGCAGTGTCTCATCTTCTCATATCACCTGATGAAAAGATAATCGCCCTAACAACGACACGAGGAATAGTCTGTCTCATAGCTTTAAAACCTACACCAAAGTTGATAGGCATATCAACGGAGCACGCAAACGAACGAGTTAATTGTCTCTGCTGGAATGATAACAGTTCCGAAGTGTATATTGGAGATTGGAATGGTAAAATCTCCGTTATGGTATTGTCCATTTTCGCA GTTAATGGCATGTTTCAAGCTCCAGCCTGTACACTAATGAATTTAGATTCAGCAGTGGTGCAACTGAGTTTCTCAGCGCCTTTGCTATTAGCTTCAACCTTAACGCGTTGCTACATATGCGACACGGCACAAGAACAGTACAAGCAAGTAGGAAACAAGACGCGCAATGGAGAGTTCGGTGCTTGTTTCTACAAAACGTACCTCGCAGAGAACACGAGTACCTCGGTTATTCAAAAGGAAGAGAAACCAGTTAGTAAGAAGCGTTCCTTCAATTTCATTCCCGAGGACAACAGCAACGTACAAGAGGAGAACATTCCTCAGATCTTCTGTGCACGACCGGGTTCCAGACTCTGGGAAGTATCTGCGAACGGAGTTGTAATGAAAACTCATCAATTTAAAGAAGCGCTAGCTGTTCCATCGGCAACAATATGTAGACCAAATGTTAAGAAACCTGTTCACCAGCAGCAGACAGCGCAAGCCTGGATGCCACAGTCCATTAACTTCTCTCACCTGTTTGTCATCGCAGAGaagtatttattttcatatacaTCCAGCGGTCTATACGTAATTGATCCTCTAACTGCGACTGTGGTTCTGTGGAACAACGAATTTTCAAATATATGCATGGCAGAGACCATAGAGAATAGAATATACTTGATGACTTCCAACGGAGAGTTTCATTGCTTAACATTGTCTTTCTTGGACTCCCTGATACTACGATTgtataatagaaaaaaatatcaaGAATGCTTAGAGATATGCCTCTTCTACAAAGTGCAATTGAAGAAACTACTAAAGAGTACGGAGATCGACGACATATGTGATATCGAGAACAAGCTGCTTAGGGATGACGAGTTGTCGACGTTGTTACACCCTTTAACGCTTCTCCTGGAATCCAATTCTAAGACGAGTCCAAAGAAATTGGATTCGGGCATCGTGGTTGTTAATTCCGGAAACTTAGACTCGAAGGAGGAGGAGAGTTTCAGGCACAAATCGGTGTCACACTGTTTATCGCAGAGCGATGAGAATCCTCCTGATTCGGAATCAGCGACGCAGATAGAAACGTTGGCACAGCTATCCATCGACGATGCTTACAAAGCGGGAGAACCTGAGGATGCAAATTCAAATACAACGAGCAGAGTAGAAAATCGCAATGTAGAAACTTTAGAAATGAAAGAAGAATCGAACTCGAATAAGAATCCGATGCAACGAATGCAAATAGACTTGGAAGCTATATACGCGTCAGTCGCGAATATCAGACTGTCCGTAAACGAAGGAGAACTAGAGAAACTAATATCAGACGTGAGTTTGAGAATGAATGTTTTTAAAGATTCCTACGAGAGTTTCACAGACTTGAAAAGCTTTGTGTACGAGATATTGAGAACCGCGGAATTAAATTACTTTAACACTCTGCTAGAGAACACCTCCATGCAATTAGTCCAATCGACTGATAACAAGCATATAATGAAGCAAATACTGATAGCTTTCGTTAGTATAAACGCGCAGAGTTACAGAAGGTGCGCCTGCGGCAGCCCTTATCTAACAAATGAATTAGTAGAGCCCAAGTTCCTAGAAATTGGTAGATCTCTTGTTAAAAGATTTGTAAGCGAAAGCAACAAAGAGCAATGCGTTAATCTATGTAACACAGTACCTTACTTGTGGCGTGACTATTTGCTGATCTGCGTAGAGCAGCGTGGCATCCTGATGAATGATTTACTGCGCCAGTGCCTTCAGATCAAAGACAACGTCTTGCTCTCCATTGTTCTGCCTGTATTAGACGGAAAGCAATGGAGTCTCGTAGCAACGTATCTAAAAGAAATGCACGAAGGGCAGTGTCTATTCTGTGGGAAATGTATAAAAAACGGCCACAACGAAGTGTCGATACACTGGACCGCTGTGATGCACGAAATTATAAAGAGACAGGGACCCGATACCGCGATGGCGGTTTTAGCGAAGCTGGAGAAAGCCGTGCCGAATGTTCCTATCGATAAAAG TATATTTCAGTCACTTGTATTTACAAAAATCTTATACCAGCATGGAATGAAACGTACCGTTAATTTCAGTCAGAATAATCTCGAGGCATCTGAATACAATACAATGTGTTCTGCAAAG GTTCGAGACCAGCTGGTGGACGTTCTCGAGAAAGATTTAGGTAGATCGATTAACAAAAACATATTTGGAAGCGGGGCCCATCATTGGGGGATGCATTATCAAAACAAATTCTCTACATGCCCCTGCTGCACTCTGTCACTTCAAACACCGGTTCTATTAGGTAACAATGGAATCGCGATATTCGGCTGCGGTCACGCTTATCACGTAAATTGTATGATAGAGAAGAAACTTACAACCTGCAATCTTCATTCTTAA
- the Pink gene encoding WD40 repeat domain-containing protein pink isoform X2, whose translation MPEFPYVLSEYEEINSLLYKPINSTLRIKYTCFSTSPSYILLGSTSGSVYLFSRKPCSFLQLIPLSEGAVSHLLISPDEKIIALTTTRGIVCLIALKPTPKLIGISTEHANERVNCLCWNDNSSEVYIGDWNGKISVMVLSIFAVNGMFQAPACTLMNLDSAVVQLSFSAPLLLASTLTRCYICDTAQEQYKQVGNKTRNGEFGACFYKTYLAENTSTSVIQKEEKPVSKKRSFNFIPEDNSNVQEENIPQIFCARPGSRLWEVSANGVVMKTHQFKEALAVPSATICRPNVKKPVHQQQTAQAWMPQSINFSHLFVIAEKYLFSYTSSGLYVIDPLTATVVLWNNEFSNICMAETIENRIYLMTSNGEFHCLTLSFLDSLILRLYNRKKYQECLEICLFYKVQLKKLLKSTEIDDICDIENKLLRDDELSTLLHPLTLLLESNSKTSPKKLDSGIVVVNSGNLDSKEEESFRHKSVSHCLSQSDENPPDSESATQIETLAQLSIDDAYKAGEPEDANSNTTSRVENRNVETLEMKEESNSNKNPMQRMQIDLEAIYASVANIRLSVNEGELEKLISDVSLRMNVFKDSYESFTDLKSFVYEILRTAELNYFNTLLENTSMQLVQSTDNKHIMKQILIAFVSINAQSYRRCACGSPYLTNELVEPKFLEIGRSLVKRFVSESNKEQCVNLCNTVPYLWRDYLLICVEQRGILMNDLLRQCLQIKDNVLLSIVLPVLDGKQWSLVATYLKEMHEGQCLFCGKCIKNGHNEVSIHWTAVMHEIIKRQGPDTAMAVLAKLEKAVPNVPIDKSIFQSLVFTKILYQHGMKRTVNFSQNNLEASEYNTMCSAKVRDQLVDVLEKDLGRSINKNIFGSGAHHWGMHYQNKFSTCPCCTLSLQTPVLLGNNGIAIFGCGHAYHVNCMIEKKLTTCNLHS comes from the exons ATGCCGGAATTTCCTTACGTCTTGTCAGAATACGAGGAAATAAACTCTCTCCTTTATAAACCTATCAACTCAACCCTACGAATTAAG TATACATGCTTCAGCACGTCTCCCAGTTATATTCTACTGGGTTCGACCAGTGGCAGCGTGTATTTGTTTTCAAGGAAGCCATGCTCTTTCCTACAGCTAATACCTTTATCG GAAGGAGCAGTGTCTCATCTTCTCATATCACCTGATGAAAAGATAATCGCCCTAACAACGACACGAGGAATAGTCTGTCTCATAGCTTTAAAACCTACACCAAAGTTGATAGGCATATCAACGGAGCACGCAAACGAACGAGTTAATTGTCTCTGCTGGAATGATAACAGTTCCGAAGTGTATATTGGAGATTGGAATGGTAAAATCTCCGTTATGGTATTGTCCATTTTCGCA GTTAATGGCATGTTTCAAGCTCCAGCCTGTACACTAATGAATTTAGATTCAGCAGTGGTGCAACTGAGTTTCTCAGCGCCTTTGCTATTAGCTTCAACCTTAACGCGTTGCTACATATGCGACACGGCACAAGAACAGTACAAGCAAGTAGGAAACAAGACGCGCAATGGAGAGTTCGGTGCTTGTTTCTACAAAACGTACCTCGCAGAGAACACGAGTACCTCGGTTATTCAAAAGGAAGAGAAACCAGTTAGTAAGAAGCGTTCCTTCAATTTCATTCCCGAGGACAACAGCAACGTACAAGAGGAGAACATTCCTCAGATCTTCTGTGCACGACCGGGTTCCAGACTCTGGGAAGTATCTGCGAACGGAGTTGTAATGAAAACTCATCAATTTAAAGAAGCGCTAGCTGTTCCATCGGCAACAATATGTAGACCAAATGTTAAGAAACCTGTTCACCAGCAGCAGACAGCGCAAGCCTGGATGCCACAGTCCATTAACTTCTCTCACCTGTTTGTCATCGCAGAGaagtatttattttcatatacaTCCAGCGGTCTATACGTAATTGATCCTCTAACTGCGACTGTGGTTCTGTGGAACAACGAATTTTCAAATATATGCATGGCAGAGACCATAGAGAATAGAATATACTTGATGACTTCCAACGGAGAGTTTCATTGCTTAACATTGTCTTTCTTGGACTCCCTGATACTACGATTgtataatagaaaaaaatatcaaGAATGCTTAGAGATATGCCTCTTCTACAAAGTGCAATTGAAGAAACTACTAAAGAGTACGGAGATCGACGACATATGTGATATCGAGAACAAGCTGCTTAGGGATGACGAGTTGTCGACGTTGTTACACCCTTTAACGCTTCTCCTGGAATCCAATTCTAAGACGAGTCCAAAGAAATTGGATTCGGGCATCGTGGTTGTTAATTCCGGAAACTTAGACTCGAAGGAGGAGGAGAGTTTCAGGCACAAATCGGTGTCACACTGTTTATCGCAGAGCGATGAGAATCCTCCTGATTCGGAATCAGCGACGCAGATAGAAACGTTGGCACAGCTATCCATCGACGATGCTTACAAAGCGGGAGAACCTGAGGATGCAAATTCAAATACAACGAGCAGAGTAGAAAATCGCAATGTAGAAACTTTAGAAATGAAAGAAGAATCGAACTCGAATAAGAATCCGATGCAACGAATGCAAATAGACTTGGAAGCTATATACGCGTCAGTCGCGAATATCAGACTGTCCGTAAACGAAGGAGAACTAGAGAAACTAATATCAGACGTGAGTTTGAGAATGAATGTTTTTAAAGATTCCTACGAGAGTTTCACAGACTTGAAAAGCTTTGTGTACGAGATATTGAGAACCGCGGAATTAAATTACTTTAACACTCTGCTAGAGAACACCTCCATGCAATTAGTCCAATCGACTGATAACAAGCATATAATGAAGCAAATACTGATAGCTTTCGTTAGTATAAACGCGCAGAGTTACAGAAGGTGCGCCTGCGGCAGCCCTTATCTAACAAATGAATTAGTAGAGCCCAAGTTCCTAGAAATTGGTAGATCTCTTGTTAAAAGATTTGTAAGCGAAAGCAACAAAGAGCAATGCGTTAATCTATGTAACACAGTACCTTACTTGTGGCGTGACTATTTGCTGATCTGCGTAGAGCAGCGTGGCATCCTGATGAATGATTTACTGCGCCAGTGCCTTCAGATCAAAGACAACGTCTTGCTCTCCATTGTTCTGCCTGTATTAGACGGAAAGCAATGGAGTCTCGTAGCAACGTATCTAAAAGAAATGCACGAAGGGCAGTGTCTATTCTGTGGGAAATGTATAAAAAACGGCCACAACGAAGTGTCGATACACTGGACCGCTGTGATGCACGAAATTATAAAGAGACAGGGACCCGATACCGCGATGGCGGTTTTAGCGAAGCTGGAGAAAGCCGTGCCGAATGTTCCTATCGATAAAAG TATATTTCAGTCACTTGTATTTACAAAAATCTTATACCAGCATGGAATGAAACGTACCGTTAATTTCAGTCAGAATAATCTCGAGGCATCTGAATACAATACAATGTGTTCTGCAAAG GTTCGAGACCAGCTGGTGGACGTTCTCGAGAAAGATTTAGGTAGATCGATTAACAAAAACATATTTGGAAGCGGGGCCCATCATTGGGGGATGCATTATCAAAACAAATTCTCTACATGCCCCTGCTGCACTCTGTCACTTCAAACACCGGTTCTATTAGGTAACAATGGAATCGCGATATTCGGCTGCGGTCACGCTTATCACGTAAATTGTATGATAGAGAAGAAACTTACAACCTGCAATCTTCATTCTTAA